A window of Halogeometricum sp. S1BR25-6 genomic DNA:
TACCCATGATGCGGCGCGCGCCGTTGAGCGCGGACTCGGTTTCGAGGAGGGGGACCACGTCGATGCCGCAGTGGTCCGGCAGGGAGACGACGCCCGCCTGGTCGGCCAGGAAGAGCACTTCGAGCACGTGGCTCGGCTCCTCGGTCATCGAGATGGCGTAGGTGTCGATGGCGCCGACGCCGTACTCCTTCTGCCACTCGCCGAGTCTCTCGAAGCGGGTCAGCACGCGCGCGGCGGTGTCGGAGAGTTCCTCGGTGTCGTCGAAGTCGAGCAGCGGTTCCTCCTGCAGGATGGCCTCCGTCAGCACCTCGGTGCGGCCCTCCTCGTCGCGGCCGTAGTAGTCGATGCCCTGCTGGGAGAGCGCCTCGTGGACCGCTTCGGTGTGGTTCTCCTGGTGGTCGCGCAGGTCCAGACTCGCCAGCGTGAAGCCGAACGTGTCCACCTGGCGCATCAGCGGACTGAGATACTCGTCGGCGACGACTTCCGCGCCGTTGTTCCGCAGGCTCTTGTCGATGACCCGGAGGTCCTCCAGCAGTTCGTGGTGGTTCGAGTAGCCGTCGGGGCGAACGTCCTCGATGCGGCGGATGCGCTCGCGCATCAGCTTCAGCTTCTGGCGGTACGGCTCGTCGGGGTAGCGCTCCTCCGTCTCGTCGGCGACGACGGGGAGTCGCTCCCGGTCGGCGACCAGCGAGCGCTCGAACTCCGCGCCCGCGTCGACCCGCTCGCCGTCCTGGCTGAGGACGCCCGAGAGGCGCTTGAGCGCGTCGCTGTACTTCCCGAGGACGACGGAGCGCTGGCGTTCGAGCGTGTCTTCGGTCACCTCGGGGGTGACGAAGGGGTTGCCGTCGCGGTCGGACCCGGCCCACGAGCGGAACTCGAACAGTTTCGGCACGTCGACTTCGGGGTACTCGTCGGCCAGTGCGTCCTCGAACTCGGCGTACACCTGCCCGACGACGTCGAAGAGGATGTTCTCGAGGTACCACTGGACGTTACGCGCCTCGTCCTGCGGTTCGGGACGGCGGCCGCGGACCTGTGAGGTCTGCCAGAGGCTCGTCACCTCGGAGTCCACCTTCCGCCACAACTGCTGGCGCTCGCGGTCGGTGAGGCGTCGCTCGTCCATGTCCTCGATGCGCGCGGCGATGGAGCGAAGCTTCGCCTTCACCGTCTTGCGGCGCGCTTCCGTCGGGTGCGCGGTGAACGTCGGTTCGATGAGCACGTCGTCGAGCACGCGCTGGACCGTCTCGGGGTCGGCGTCGCCGTCGGCGAACGACTCGACGGTGGCGGTGAGTCCGTCCTCGAGGGTGCCCTCCTGGGACGCCTCCCGGATGGTGCGAACGCGCTCGCGTTCCTCGGCGAGGTTGATAAGCTCGAAGTAGGTGGTGAACGCGCGGGCGACGACGCTCTCGCCGTCCGGGTCGAGACCGTCGAGAACCCGGCTCAGTCGATCGCGCGAGTCCAGGTCGCCCTTCCGATAGTCGATGGCGGCCGTCCGGATGTCCTCGACCGTCCGGAACGACTCCGTCGACGACTGTTCTTCCAAGACGTCGCCGAGAAGTGCCCCGAGTTCCCGGACGTCTTGTCTGACGTCTCTGGCATGTAGCTCCATAGCTCCGAATATGCCAGTCCCCGAGTAAAAGACCCCGAGTCGATAGAAAATTTTGCCCGCGTCCGAGTCAATCGTCGTTCCCGCCCTCGTCGTCTGCCGAGTGCCGGGAGGTGAGTCCCTTCGAGTACGGAAATATCTTTGGCCGCTCGGTCTCTTCGATTTCGTATGGTGCTCCGAACGCTCGCTCTGACGTTGGGCGTCGTGGAACTACTTCGGCCGAAGCAGGTGGTGGACTTCTGGATGCGCCTCGCGACGCGCGGGGACGCGACACCGCGCCGGTGGGTGTACGCGGCCGCGAGAGTCGAGGGACTGTCTCTCGTCCTCTGGGCACTGACGCGGCGCTCCGACGGCGGCGACTGAGGCCCCGCCCCGCGTCGAGTCGTCCGCGGGCCGACCGTTCGACGCGCGGACCACTCGGCGGGAACGAACGGGGGTTTCGTCATGCTTTTCACCGGCGGGCCGAAGGTTTCGGTATGAGCGATAAGTACCCGGACGACTCGGGTCGCCGCCGGTTCGTCAAGGGTGTCGTGGGGGGCGCGACACTTGCCGGCGTCGGCGCGACGACCGCGGCCGCCGTCAACTCAGCAACGATGTCGAGCGGGAGCGGTGGCGGGACCACCCAGGCGATGGCCATCGAGAACATCGCCGGCCCCGCCCCGCGCGGAATGCCGCAGATTCCCATCGAAATCGACAGCGAGGGCTACCTCAAGGGCGTCTGGCCCGAGGTCAAGACCATCGAGGAGAACGGGGTCCAGATTCAGGTCGCCGAGACGGAGAACTACAAGGGCTCCGGCGTGACCTACACCTCGGAGTGGTTCCAGTACTGCGGCGTCGAGTCCTACGGCGGCATCGACCCCGAGTACGACTCAGACAACTACTTCATCTCCGGGGCCGCTCCCGGCTACACGTGGCAGTCCGACGCCTACTCGGAGGGTGACCGACTCCACGTCGACGACTTCTCCGACTACCAGACGTGGTCGAACGACGTCGGCGACCCCGGACTCGGAAAGCCGGCGACCGGTCGCTGGCGGTCCGAGGAAGCGGAGAACGTCATCCCGATTCAGGTCATCCGCTCGGAGGAGATAGAGCAGATGGCGCAGGACGACCCGTGGGTGCAGGCGTCCACGCAGGAGGGCTTCGTCGCGTGGCTGAACAAGTGTACGCACTTCTGCTGCGTGCCCGGGTACAAGACCGAAGGGTCCGGGAAGTTCAACGCCGCGAACGACGTCTACTGTCAGTGCCACCAGTCGGTGTACGACCCGTTCAGTCTCGTCGAGACACTGTTCGTCGCGCGTCCGCGTCCCAGCGAGTAACCGAGTCGCGGAGCGAAACGAACGAACGGGCGGACGGACACGGCCGTCTCGCTGCCGGTCGGGTCTCTGGTCTTTTTTTCGCGACACCCGCGACGCCGTCGTACGAGCGCCGAGACGCCCGTCAGCCGCCGCTGACCGGCGGGAACAGCGCGAGTTCGTCGTTCTCGGAGACCGAATCGGAGAGCGACGCCGCCTCGCCGTTGCACAGGAGGTTGACGTGCTCGGCGAGCGTTCCGTCGTCGAAGACGCGGACGCGGAGGCCGTCGCGGCCGTCCAAGAGGGCGTCGAGGGCGTCTTCGACCGTCGCGTCGTCGGCGACGGTGACCGTCGTCTCCCGGTCGCCGGCGACTTCCGCGAGGTCCGCGAACAGTCGCCACCGTACGGTCGTCATACCTCGCTATCCCCGCCCGCGAGACATGAGTATTGCGACCGCCGGCGGTCGGGTTCAGTCGTCGTCCGCGGAGTCGGATGCGGGCGACGCCGGCGTCCCCGCGGAGTCGCCGCCGTCGCCGTCGTCGGCCTCCGGCGCGGCGGCGAACCGCGAGATGCGGCGAACCGTCTCGGGCCGGGCGACGATGAACAGTTCGTCGCCGGCGGCGAGTTCGCGCGCCCGCGCCGGGATGGCGTCGACGGCCTCGTCTTCGTCCGCGCCCCGGACGGCGACGACGGTTGCGTCCAGGTTGCCGAGCGTCGCGCCGACGAGGTCGCTCCCCAGTTCGACGGTTACCCGCTCCATCGTCTCGTCGGCGCTCCTGAGCAGCGAGGTGAACTCGTGCTCCGCGCCGGGGTCCGAGGGGAGCGTGAGAAGGCGGTACTCCTCCCCGCGGTCCAACCGCTGGGCGTCCGACTCGTCGAGGATGACGGTGGCCACGTCGCCCGCCGTCGCCCGGAGTTCCGCGCCGACAACGCGTTCGGGGGCGCCGTCCTCGCCCGTCCGCCACAGTTGCACGGCGTCGCCCGCCGAGGCCCCCGCACCCGGGTCCGCGCGGACGGCGACGGCGGCGACGCCGGGGGGCATCGTCGGTCCCAACCCGGCGACGCGCCGGCCGAGAGCGAGGAAGGACACGTCGCCCGCCTCGTCCAACTCCACGTCGACGTGGCCGATGCCGTAGTCTTCCTTGATGCGCGTGACGAGGCGGTCGGTGAGTTCCGCGTCGGTCAACCGTCGGGGGAAGAGGAGGCGCTTGCCAGCCATCGCCTCCTTGCGGGCGCGGGGAACGGGGTCGTAGCCGTCGATGTCGCCGATATTGTCGGGGTCTTCGGGGAGTTCGACCGCCGCGACGCGCCCCACCGTGCGGACGATGCGGCCCACCTCGGCGTCGACGGCGCTCGTGCCGGCGAAGGCGAACACGTCGGTGGCGACGCGGTCCCCGACCGCCCGGCCGGCCGGCGAGACGGCGACGGCGGCGACGAGTACGGTCGAGTTCAGGAGCATCGTCGAGGGTTCGAACACGTCCGCCGCCCGGGTCGGGTCCGTTATCGTGTCGAGGAGGCCGATACCGCTGATGTACACCGCGGCGGGCGTCCCGCCGAAGAGGGAGGCCAGCCACCGCGGAATCGGCTCTCTGGTGTACCACCGGTGGACGAGGGCCGCCGCCGCGGCGACGGCCGCGGCCCCCACCGCGAGGCTGGCGATGAGGGCGATGTCGTTGAGGAGGACGGCGGCGGACCGGATCACGGCGTCGAGTTGGAGCAGAAGGGTCACGCCACCACCTCGGCGAACGCCGCGAGGTCGGGGTAGGCGCCGACGACCACCAAGTCGTCGCCGGGGTCCACCCGCTGAGTGCCGCGCGGCGCGATGGTCCACTTCCCCTCGTGGCGGACGCCGAGGATGACGACGTCGTACCGGTCGCGGACGGTCGCCTCCCCGAGCGTCACGCCGTCGAGGACGCCGCCCTCGCGGGCCGAGAGCCGCCGGAACCGCTTGCCCGCCCGCCGGAGCAGCGTCACCAACTCGAACTCGCTGCGGACGCCGCGCGACCGGACGAGAAGCGCCACGTCGTCCGTCGAGAGCACTTTCGAGGCCTGCTGGCGCCGGACCGCGAGCGTCACGCGCGCCTCGCCGCCGGTCGCCGTGGGGACCGTCTCGGTGGGAGCGACGTCGAGGCCTCCGTCGGAGCGGAGCTCCGACGAGATTCGCGAATCGCGGATTCGCTCACCCCCGTCGGACCGCAGGTCGCCGCCGCCGTCCGTCGCCGCGGACGCCGGCGCGTCGTCGGACTTCTTCGTCTCGACGTCGTCGACGATGCCGAGGACCGTCGCCGGGAAGGACTCCCCGCCCGCGAGCACCGTCACCTCGTCGCCGCGGGCGGTGCCCGTCGGTACCAACGCGGTGGTGGAGACGGCGCGTTCGCCGGGAGCGAGGCGCTTCGAGAGCCCGCTCATCCCCGGTGCGGCGGCGACGGACGCCCGCGCGCGTTCGTCCAGCGTCACCTCGACCTCCGCGAGGTCGAACTCGGTTCGGAGGCGGTCCTCCACGCGCGTCTCCAGTTCGACCAGCGGCACGTCGGCGGGGAACGTCCACTCGCCGCCCCGAATCTCCTCGCGGACCGACGCCGACAGCGGCTGGTAGCCCTCGACGTCGGCCACCTCGCCGACGACGCTCACGCGCACCTGTCCCCGGCCGCCGACGAGTTCGACGACGTCGGAGGAGAGCGTCCGCGCGGTGAGTTCGCGCAAGGAGAGCTTCCGCGGGAGGTTCGCGCCCATCCGGTCGCCGAGGCCGTGCGCGTAGAACGTCACCATCAGGACGATGAGGAGGGCGACGGACAGCCGCACTTGGTTCTGCGAGAGCGTGACTTCCGGGTCGGCGAGCGCGAGGATGCCGCCGCTCAGACCGGCGATTGCGACGCCGAGACCGGCGACTGCCAGTCCGGGTATCGTGATACCCGTGAAGTACCGGAACGCGAACCCGAGCGCCCAGGCCACGAGCGCGGGGACGAACCCGGCCAGCGCACCGAGGTAGAGACCGTAGAGCAGTTCGACGGGGAGGGATGCCATCTGAACGTTCCTCTCGGCGGGAACGATTTACACTTATCGCCGCAGGAGAACGATACGAGACGATGACAGACTCGACCGACTCGGCGGTTCGCCCGGTGACTCTCGCGGACGCCTTCGACTCCTTCGAGGAGACGTGGTCGCCGCGCCTCGCCGCTGAGCTGAACGGACAGACCGTGAAGCTGGCGAAGATGGAGGACGCCTTCGTCTGGCACAGTCACCCCGACGCGGACGAACTGTTCCTCGTCGTCGATGGGTCGGTGACGCTCGAACTCCGCGAACAGGCAAACGTGACGCTGGGGGCGGGCGAACTCGCCGTCGTCCCGCGCGGCGTCGAGCACCGACCCGTCTCGGAGGCCGGGGCGAACGTCCTGCTGTTCGAGCCGTCGGGAACGGAGAACACCGGCGACGCCGAGGACGGGGCGATGACGGCCGACGTCCGCGACCTCTGAGCGTCCGAACCGCGAGACGGGCGGCCGGTCGGTCGCGTCCGTTAAGTAGCGAAGTCGCCATCGGGCAGATATGAGGCTCGAACGGGAGTGGGTGGGCGCCCGCGCGTCGATGGTGCTGACGCTCTTCGTCGGCGTCCTCTCGGTCGTCACGGGCATCGCCAACATCGGCGTCAGCGCCGACGTGGCCGACTTCGTGCTGTTCGGCGTCACCTTTCCCGGCTACGTCCAGCAGGTGGCGGCGTTCACCGGGACGCTCACCGGGTTCGTCCTCCTCGTCGCCGCCTTCGGCCTCCGGCGACGCCTGCGGGCGGCGTGGTACGCGACGATGCTGCTGTTCCCCATCACCGCCGCGCAGGGGGCGCTCCAGTCGACGCAGCTATCCTTTCCCCTCATCGGCCTCTCGGCGGTGGCGTTCGTCGTCGTCGGGCTGAACTTCGGCGCGTACGACCGCGAGTTGGAACTGACGACGACGCAGCTAGCCGCTCTCTCGGCTCTCGCGGGCGCGCAGGCGTACGGCACCGTCGGCGCGTACGCGCTCCGCGAGGAGTTCGGGGACGTCGAGACGCTCCTCGACGCGTTCTACTTCTCCTTGGTCACCGGCAGCACCGTCGGCTACGGCGACATTACGCCCGCGACCGCGGTCGGGAAGCTGTTCACCCTCTCGGTGATGCTCGTCACCGTCTCCTCGTTCGCCGCCGTCCTCGGCGTCGTCTTCACCCCGCTCATCGAAGCGCGACTCTCCAAAGCACTCGGACGCATGACAGAAGAACAACTCGACCTCCTCGAAAACCACGTCCTCGTTCTCGGCTACGGGGACCTGACGGAACCGATACTCGAAGAACTCACCGCGAAGGCGGACGTCCTCATCCTCACCGAGGACGAAGAGCGCACCCGACGACTCACCGAACGCGGCTACACCGTCCTCACCGCCGACCCGAGCGACGAGGAGTCCCAGCACCGCGGGCGCGTCGAGTCCGCGCGGGCCGTCGTCGTCGCCACGAACAACGACGCCGAGGACGCCCTCGGCATCCTGACGGCGCGGCAACTCAACCCCGATGTGACCATCGTCGCCGCCGCCAGCCAACGGGAGAACGTGAACAAACTGAAGCGCGCCGGCGCCGACACCGTCATCAGTCCGGCGACGCTCGGGGCGCACTTCCTCGCGGAGTCGGCGCTCGGCGGCGAGGGCGTCGAGGAACTGGAGCGGCGGTTGATGAGCGGAGACCCCTCGCAGGCGGACGAAGCGATGCAGGAGGCGCTCGGCGGCGACGACGGCGATGGCGATGACGATGGCACCGATGGCGACGGCGGCGACGAACGCGAGGAGAACGGAAGGCGCAAAGGCGAGAACTGAGCCGCACCGCGGCCGCCGGGTTCGCGAATCAGGGGTCGCCGCGGTCGAAGACGGCCACGTCGCACTCCACCTCGTGAAGTCGCTCGAACGTCGGCGGCGCGACGAACCGCGAGGCGGCCGAACGGTCCTGACTGGACCCGAGAACCAGGAGGTCGTACGACCCGGCGTTTGCGGCGATGAACGATTGCACGTCCGCCCGCGAGACGCGCGTCTCGATTGGGCCGTCGGCCGTCTCCGCGAAGTCCGCCAGCCGCGACTCCGCCCGTCGGCGCTCCACCTCGTTCGAGATGCAGGTGGTGACGCTGACGACGCCGTTCCGGCCGGCGAGTCGGGTGGCGAAGTCTATCATCGCGTGGGCGGTGTCGCCGGGGCGGGAGACGAGAACGAGGACGCGCCGCCAGCGCCGCGTCTCGCCGACCGAGCGGAACGCCACGGCGTCCGTCGGTCCGCGGAAGATGCCGCGCACGTAGTCCGAGAGCAGGCCCCGGTCCTCCTCGTACGGCGTCACCACGAGGTCGCAGTTGGCGTTCCGCGCGGCGTCGAGCGTCGTGGGCACCGACTCGCCCGCGGCGACGACCACTTCGCAGGGGACGCCGACACGGGTGCGGATATCGGCGGCGCACGACTCCAGTTCCGTGACCGTCTCGTCGGCTTCGTCGGTGAGTTCCTCGTTCGCCCCCTCGCTCGTCGCGATGTCGTTTCCCTCGACTTCGACGAGTCGCTGGTCGGACTCCTCGACGAGACCGAGCAGCACCACCTTCCCGGCGTCGTGGGCGGCGGCGAGGCGCGCGCCGAACAGGGCGGTTCGGGTGGCGTGCTCGCCGCGCATCGGGACGAGCACGTGGTCGTCGCCGCGGACCGTCTCGTAGAGGTAGCGGGCGCGCCGTTCGTACAGTCGCTCGCGCCAGACGACGAACGCGCCCGCGATGATGCTCGACGCGAGGAAGATGTTGACGACGTACGCGACGGCGCCCGCCGTCTGCGAGAGGGGCGTACCGGGACTCGAAACCAGCGCCAGGAGCGCCGTCGAGAACGCGGAGGGCGCTTCGAGGTCGGCGGCCCACGTCACGACGCCGGTGAGAAACACCGCTAACGCGGCGCTCTCGGCGTGCGGTACGGCCGACTGCGCCTGCCCGTACACCATCATGGTGAACCACAGGGCCGCGAGTCCGCACACCGCGCCGACGGTGAGGCTCCCGACGAACTTCGTCGGACTGGAGTATCGCCCCTCGGGGTCCGAGAACAGCGTGTACGTGCCCGACGCCAGCGGCGGGAACAGCAGGTACGACAGCGTCTGGAGCCGACCGGTGAGGAACGTGACGAGCCCGATGAGAAGCGGGACGAACAGGAGGATGGAGAGATGCAGCAGGTTGCTCGTGTTCTCCAGCCACCGTCGGAACTCCGAGAGTTCCCGTCGCTCTATCCGCCGAGCGCGCGCGCCGAGGGTGCTGAGGCGCGCCGCGACGTGCGCCGCGTACCGGCGGAGTCGAGACATCCCTTACGCGAGGGACGTGACCGCGTCCAGCGTGAGCGCGATGGCCCGTTCGACGTTGTCCTTCGCCTTCTCGGGCAGTTCCTCCTCGGAGTCGGCGCCCTTCTGGGTGCCCTTCACGAGGTTGCCGTCGACGGTGCAGATGGCGCCCGCGCGGAGGCCCTTGCGGCGGGCCAGCGAGAACACGGTGGCCGCCTCCATCTCGACGGCGAGGAGACCCGCCTCGTTCCACGCCTCGACGAAGTCGTCGGACTCGTTGTAGAAGGCGTCGTCGGAGACGATAGGGCCGACGTGGACCTCCTCGTCGTTCGCCTCCGCCGAGTCGACGAGGGCGGTCAGCACGTCGTAGTCCGGCACCGCGGGGATGACTTCCGACTCGTAGCGCTTGGAGGTGCCCTCCTCCTTAGCAGCGCCCGTCGCGACGATCATGTCGCCGATTTCGACGTGCTCCTGTAGCGCGCCGATGGTGCCGACGCGGACGAACGTCTCGACGCCGACGCGGGCGAGTTCCTCGACGGCGATGGCCGCCGAGGGACAGCCGATACCGGTCGAACAGATGGTGAGGGGCGTCCCCTCGTACGTCGCGTTGACGACCTTGTACTCGCGGTTCTGTGCGACCTCCTCGACGTTCTCGCACTGCTTCGCGATGCGGTCGACGCGGCCCGGGTCGCCGGGGATGAGCGCGACGTCCTCGACGTCGCCCTCCTCGACGAGTAGGTGGGGCTGTTTGGCCATACGCGAGAGTCTCGCGACGTCCTGAAAAACGACGCGGTCCGACCGCCGGCGCCGGCGAGGGTCTCCGCGGCCCGTCGCCGATTCCCGGGCCGTTCGACGCCGCCTAACCGGTCGTTCGAACCGTTTAACGACGGCGACAGTCGGGATATTCGACCGATAACTAAACCCCTCTCCGGTCTCTGGTAGGACGGCCGCCGAACACCGTTCCGCCCGGGACGTTCCATCCCATCCCCCCTTCGCCGGACGGGCACATCCCCCCGCCCGTCCGCGCGTACCGACTCGGGCCGGACGGTGCGGCCGCCGGCGACGCGCGGGCGCCGCCGAGCGGGAACAGTCGATTCGCTGCGGCGTGAGCATTCCCCCCCTTCGCTCCGCTTCGACGGCTCGCAAACCACCCGCTCCCGGCACGACGCGTCACGTCGCTGGCGGCCGCTTCGGCGGTACACGTTCCCCCATACATGTCACTCAGTACACTTACGGAGCGAGCGGACCCCCCCAACGGACCCGGCTGGCGGTTCGCGGTCGAGACCGCCGCGAACCGTCGCACGGTCGCCGTCTCGACGGCGTTCGTCGCCGCCCTCGGTCTCCTTCCCCTCTACGAGTCGGTGTGGTGGTGGGACATCCTCACGCACGCCCTCGCGGGCGGGGCTATCACGGGCTGGCTCCTGCTCTCGGGACGGCGCGCGTCCGCCGTCGTCCTCCTCGTCGCCCTCTGTTCGGGCGCGTGGGAACTGCTGGAGTACGCGACGCCGACGTACGTGTTCATCGCCGGCGGCGCGGCGGACACGGCGCTCGACGTGGTCTGCAACTTCGCCGGGTCGGCCGTCGTCGCCGCCGCGTTCGTCCGCGTCCGGTCGTCGCTGCGCCGTTCGCCGGTCGACGGCGGAACGGGGTCTCGGCCGGTGCGGTCGAACGCGCCCGCGGACGACTGACGCCGAGCGGCGTCGGTCGGGTTCTTTTCACTACACTGCCACTGGCAGTTTCAACCGTGAAAATCGGGGCACTACAGTTATCTCCGCTCTCGGTGGAGAGCCGGGTGGAATAGGGAACCGAAAGACCACGAACGTCGGGGAACGGGCGAGAATATGGGGACACATCCTCGGAACGCTTCGCCGGTACGGCCGAGTCGACATCGAACACCTCGGACACCGCACGGGTCGGACCGTGCGGGAGGTCGACGCTGCCTGTCGGGAGATGTCGGCGCTGGGATGGTTGCAACCGGGAACGACGAACGGCGGTTGGGTCGCCGACGGGACGGCCGCTGAGCTGCTCACCCGTTATCCGCCGCTCAAATCCGACACCGTGCCGCCGCGCGTCGACCGGGCGGGGTTCGGCGAACGGCTTACGGGGTGACCGGCGGGTCGACCGGACTCCGAAGTGCCGCTACAACCCCCACGTCACCAGCGGCAGCACGACGACGAGCGTCGCGCCGAACACGAGCGACGACCGGAGCCACTGCCCGCGGACGGCCGTCGAGCGCTCCTCGTGGACGCTCGCACCCGCCCGCGGAAGGACCACGTGCGCGAAGAAGACGTAGACGAAGCCGACGACGGCCGCCGTCGCCAGCGCGTGCGGGAGGGCGTCCAACGACCCCGCGGACGCGGTGGCGGGGAGCACCGGCGAGAGCGCCGCGTACGCGACGGCGTACAGGACGCCGGAGAGGACGCCCGCGCCGTAATGGACGAGGCGGGCGGCGACGGTCGACACGTCGTCGGGCGTCGTTCGGCGGAGCGCCGCCGCCGCGATGTACGCCGGCGTGTAGCCGTCCTCCTGCGTCGCCATCGGGACGGTCATGGCGGCGGCGGCGACGAGACCCGAGACGGCGCTCAGCCCGACGAACGTGAGCGTCTCCCCGAGCGCTCCGACGAAGACGGGGCCGGGCGGTGGCGTCGGCATCGGCCGAGATAGGACGCGGGGGGCTAAAAGCGGACTGGCGCTCGCGCGCTCCGTCCCTCGTGACGGTCGGCCGACGAGAGTGTATCACGGGCGACCGCGGAGCTATCGGTATGGTCCCCCCCGCCGAGTCAGTCTCCTTCCGGAACGTCGCAGTCGGTCTCGGCGTCGGCCTCCTCTTGTCCGCCTTCTCACAGTTCCTCGGAGAGGGTCTGACGTCGCTCCTCTGGCTGTACGTCCTGCTCATCGCGTTCGCTATCGCCGGAAGCGGCGTCCGACCGGTCGGCGGGACGCTCGGATTTTAGGTTCTCTCGGGCGTTCTTCTCACGGCCGTGGGCGTCGTCACCGTCGCAGTCGACGGCGTGACGCTCCGGGTTTTCGGCGTCGTCGCCACCGGTGTCGTCGTATCAATCGTCTACGGGTGGCGTGCGACGCGGCGCGGCCTCTGGGTGCCCGCCGAGAGGTCGCCGTTCTCGTTCGGACCGCCGCGGTAGACGACTCGACTCACGCCCCGCCGAGCACCGTGAAGAGCAGCAGGTTGTGCGCGCCGGGGCCGAGGCCGACGGCGGCGACGAAGCCGAGGAGGGCGTACCCCTCCGCGGGGTCCTCGCGCACGTAGTCGGCAAATAGGGCGGCGACGCCCGAGGCGATGACGAGTTTGACGACGACGAACAGCCAGACCGTCCCGAGGTAGGGTTCGGTGGGGAGCGTCGCGGCGAACTCGATGATAATCCGCGAGAGCGGCGTCCGCTCGCCGAACCCGAGCAGGTCGACGCCGACGGCGGTTGAGACGGCGTCGAGGGCGTGGCCGAAGACGGCGAGAAAGCCCACCGAACCGGTGACGCGCGCCGCCGGGTGGGCGCGGACGAGGAGGCCCCACGTGGCGACGGCGACGACGGCGGCGGCGACGAGGCCCGCGGCCGGGACGAGGGGCGCGAGCGTCCCCCTGGCGGCGCCGACGAACAGAGCGCCGGCGACGGCGACGGCGGCGAGGAGGCTTCCGAGGCCCGCGAGGACGAGGGCGGCGTCGTCCCCGGCCCGCGCGTCCGCGGCGACGAACGTCCCGACGCCGAGGGCGCCGACGGCGAGGTAGACGGCCGCCGTGGCGCCGAGCGGTCTGAGAAGAGGCGGGAGGGCATCGACGACGTAGAGGACGTGTGCGGCCGACCCGAGCACCATCCACGGGACGAACGCGAGGACGCGCCGGGGGGTAACCGCGGGGCGGCGGCGGTTCGCCGCCGCGGCGACGACGGCGACGGCGACGAGGAGGACGGCGAGGTACGGGAGCGGCGGCACCGAGAACCCTTCGGGGAGTATCGCCATGCTCCGTTGCGCGCTTGGCGGCCGTGAAAGCCTTACGAAAGCCGCCTCCCCGGATTCGCCCCCGCGCTCCGAAGTCCGGCCGACGCGTCCGCCCGTTCGAGCCGTTTTTAGGCGCGGTCGACGTCTCTTTCCCGCATGGACCGCACGGAGTTCGCCGCGCGCATCGACCACACCGTCCTCGGGCCGGAGACGACGCTTTCGGACGTAGAGCGGGTTCTGGACGAGGCGGCCGAGTACGGGATGAACGCCTGCATCCCGCCGTGTTACGTCGCCGAGGCGACCGACTACGCCCCGGACGTGACGGTGGCC
This region includes:
- the ppc gene encoding phosphoenolpyruvate carboxylase, giving the protein MELHARDVRQDVRELGALLGDVLEEQSSTESFRTVEDIRTAAIDYRKGDLDSRDRLSRVLDGLDPDGESVVARAFTTYFELINLAEERERVRTIREASQEGTLEDGLTATVESFADGDADPETVQRVLDDVLIEPTFTAHPTEARRKTVKAKLRSIAARIEDMDERRLTDRERQQLWRKVDSEVTSLWQTSQVRGRRPEPQDEARNVQWYLENILFDVVGQVYAEFEDALADEYPEVDVPKLFEFRSWAGSDRDGNPFVTPEVTEDTLERQRSVVLGKYSDALKRLSGVLSQDGERVDAGAEFERSLVADRERLPVVADETEERYPDEPYRQKLKLMRERIRRIEDVRPDGYSNHHELLEDLRVIDKSLRNNGAEVVADEYLSPLMRQVDTFGFTLASLDLRDHQENHTEAVHEALSQQGIDYYGRDEEGRTEVLTEAILQEEPLLDFDDTEELSDTAARVLTRFERLGEWQKEYGVGAIDTYAISMTEEPSHVLEVLFLADQAGVVSLPDHCGIDVVPLLETESALNGARRIMGTLFENEAYEKVLAARNGVQEIMLGYSDSNKENGYLAANWDLYKNQRRLASICDDFDVKMRLFHGRGGSISRGGGPMNKAMLALPNETVTGQIKFTEQGEAIAEKYANPRIAERNLEQMLNAQVRARHEAIREPEDHVPDEWADAMDTMATAARAEYRDLLESEGFVSYFGQATPIGVIEDLNLGSRPASRSGERTVEDLRAIPWVFSWTQSRCIITGWYALGTGIQAYLDDGGDVETLREMYEEWPFFRTTLDNSSLALARTDFDIAEHYADLADAELRERFFPRLQDEYESARSIVLDVSGRDSLLKRQWLDESLRRRNPYVDPLNLLQTHLLSQTHRTEEEERTLRLTVKGVAAGMKNTG
- a CDS encoding ubiquinol-cytochrome c reductase iron-sulfur subunit, translating into MSDKYPDDSGRRRFVKGVVGGATLAGVGATTAAAVNSATMSSGSGGGTTQAMAIENIAGPAPRGMPQIPIEIDSEGYLKGVWPEVKTIEENGVQIQVAETENYKGSGVTYTSEWFQYCGVESYGGIDPEYDSDNYFISGAAPGYTWQSDAYSEGDRLHVDDFSDYQTWSNDVGDPGLGKPATGRWRSEEAENVIPIQVIRSEEIEQMAQDDPWVQASTQEGFVAWLNKCTHFCCVPGYKTEGSGKFNAANDVYCQCHQSVYDPFSLVETLFVARPRPSE
- a CDS encoding ubiquitin-like small modifier protein 1 codes for the protein MTTVRWRLFADLAEVAGDRETTVTVADDATVEDALDALLDGRDGLRVRVFDDGTLAEHVNLLCNGEAASLSDSVSENDELALFPPVSGG
- a CDS encoding potassium transporter TrkA, whose amino-acid sequence is MTLLLQLDAVIRSAAVLLNDIALIASLAVGAAAVAAAAALVHRWYTREPIPRWLASLFGGTPAAVYISGIGLLDTITDPTRAADVFEPSTMLLNSTVLVAAVAVSPAGRAVGDRVATDVFAFAGTSAVDAEVGRIVRTVGRVAAVELPEDPDNIGDIDGYDPVPRARKEAMAGKRLLFPRRLTDAELTDRLVTRIKEDYGIGHVDVELDEAGDVSFLALGRRVAGLGPTMPPGVAAVAVRADPGAGASAGDAVQLWRTGEDGAPERVVGAELRATAGDVATVILDESDAQRLDRGEEYRLLTLPSDPGAEHEFTSLLRSADETMERVTVELGSDLVGATLGNLDATVVAVRGADEDEAVDAIPARARELAAGDELFIVARPETVRRISRFAAAPEADDGDGGDSAGTPASPASDSADDD
- a CDS encoding potassium channel family protein, which produces MASLPVELLYGLYLGALAGFVPALVAWALGFAFRYFTGITIPGLAVAGLGVAIAGLSGGILALADPEVTLSQNQVRLSVALLIVLMVTFYAHGLGDRMGANLPRKLSLRELTARTLSSDVVELVGGRGQVRVSVVGEVADVEGYQPLSASVREEIRGGEWTFPADVPLVELETRVEDRLRTEFDLAEVEVTLDERARASVAAAPGMSGLSKRLAPGERAVSTTALVPTGTARGDEVTVLAGGESFPATVLGIVDDVETKKSDDAPASAATDGGGDLRSDGGERIRDSRISSELRSDGGLDVAPTETVPTATGGEARVTLAVRRQQASKVLSTDDVALLVRSRGVRSEFELVTLLRRAGKRFRRLSAREGGVLDGVTLGEATVRDRYDVVILGVRHEGKWTIAPRGTQRVDPGDDLVVVGAYPDLAAFAEVVA
- a CDS encoding cupin domain-containing protein codes for the protein MTDSTDSAVRPVTLADAFDSFEETWSPRLAAELNGQTVKLAKMEDAFVWHSHPDADELFLVVDGSVTLELREQANVTLGAGELAVVPRGVEHRPVSEAGANVLLFEPSGTENTGDAEDGAMTADVRDL